The following are encoded in a window of Lichenicola cladoniae genomic DNA:
- a CDS encoding enoyl-CoA hydratase — translation MSVLSVEVRSGVAVLTLSDPDRRNILSAAMCMALSAAVAEAANDPHVNALLITGAGSAFCAGADLAALEAASKGDDREVLAVYKAFMDVADSVLPTVAVVNGPAVGAGFNLALACDWRIAGARARFDTRFLKLGLHPGGGHGWMLIRAIGWAAASRLLLGGGSADAVEALRIGLVETVAPDDQLLETALASLGDLGRTPRELLLRTKASMRQATKTTHAEAFIHETIEQRWSLGEPAFAAMVARAAAR, via the coding sequence ATGAGCGTGCTGTCCGTCGAAGTCCGCTCGGGCGTCGCGGTCCTCACGCTCAGCGACCCTGACCGTCGCAACATCCTCTCCGCCGCCATGTGCATGGCCCTCAGCGCTGCGGTTGCGGAGGCTGCCAACGACCCTCACGTGAACGCCCTGCTGATCACGGGCGCCGGCTCCGCCTTCTGCGCTGGGGCCGATCTCGCTGCCCTGGAGGCCGCGTCAAAGGGCGATGATCGGGAGGTGCTGGCCGTCTACAAGGCCTTCATGGACGTGGCCGATAGCGTCTTGCCGACCGTGGCCGTGGTGAACGGCCCGGCGGTGGGGGCCGGCTTCAATCTGGCGCTTGCTTGCGATTGGCGGATCGCCGGCGCCCGGGCCCGGTTCGACACCCGTTTCTTGAAGCTCGGGCTGCATCCCGGCGGCGGGCACGGCTGGATGCTGATCCGCGCCATCGGGTGGGCGGCGGCCTCGCGGCTTCTCCTCGGCGGCGGCTCCGCGGATGCTGTCGAGGCGCTGCGCATCGGTCTGGTTGAGACTGTAGCGCCCGACGATCAGTTGTTGGAAACAGCCCTGGCGAGTCTCGGTGATCTAGGGCGTACGCCACGGGAGCTCTTGCTACGCACCAAGGCCAGCATGCGGCAGGCGACGAAGACGACTCATGCCGAGGCCTTCATCCACGAAACCATCGAGCAGCGTTGGTCGCTCGGTGAGCCCGCCTTTGCCGCCATGGTGGCGCGGGCTGCCGCTCGATGA
- a CDS encoding enoyl-CoA hydratase-related protein — MSGAPPVLIVQDGAVARLTINRPLALNAMDSHAHLALSNALTACEGDDTIRVIVLSGAGEKAFSAGRDLKEIAAERGLDPAGRAELAARWSAVRRLTDRQDITKPILARVRGIAFGGGFEIALACDLIIAAEDARFALPEPRRGLIPTAGGVHRLPRQLPMKAAMGLLLTGRELDAAGAHALGLVNAVVPVAELDAEVDRWIADILACAPLSLRAIKQCVAEGLGRPLSAALAAHYPLEAVRQGSDDAREGPRAFAAKRAPVWTGR; from the coding sequence ATGAGCGGCGCGCCGCCCGTACTGATCGTGCAAGACGGCGCTGTTGCGCGCTTGACGATCAATCGGCCCCTGGCACTCAACGCCATGGATTCTCACGCCCATCTGGCGCTGAGCAACGCCCTGACAGCGTGCGAGGGCGACGACACGATCCGCGTTATCGTGCTGTCCGGGGCAGGCGAGAAGGCTTTCTCCGCCGGCCGCGACCTCAAGGAGATCGCCGCCGAGCGCGGCCTCGATCCCGCCGGACGCGCCGAGCTGGCAGCGCGCTGGAGCGCCGTGCGCCGTCTGACGGATCGCCAGGATATCACCAAGCCGATCCTGGCCCGGGTGCGCGGAATCGCCTTCGGCGGCGGCTTCGAGATCGCGCTCGCGTGCGACCTGATCATCGCCGCCGAGGACGCGCGCTTCGCTCTCCCGGAGCCCAGGCGAGGGCTGATCCCAACTGCCGGCGGCGTCCACCGCCTGCCGCGTCAGCTGCCCATGAAGGCGGCCATGGGGCTCCTGCTCACCGGCCGCGAGTTGGACGCCGCGGGCGCCCATGCGCTGGGCCTGGTCAACGCCGTCGTCCCGGTCGCCGAGCTGGATGCGGAGGTCGATCGGTGGATCGCCGATATCCTGGCCTGCGCGCCCCTGTCGCTACGCGCTATCAAGCAGTGCGTGGCCGAAGGGCTGGGCCGGCCGCTGTCGGCGGCGCTGGCCGCCCATTATCCCTTGGAGGCGGTCCGCCAGGGGAGTGACGACGCCCGCGAAGGTCCACGCGCCTTCGCCGCGAAACGTGCGCCGGTCTGGACCGGGCGCTGA
- a CDS encoding amidohydrolase family protein yields MRVIDLHCYPNTKVWIDCQGPYVDALAKYWKRDWTWKTEEEVAAEFREFGIEACLVALDLSTTIATPPCSNDYVAGMRDRYSDCMIGAWGAVEPSTGELAIREARHAVQDLKMIGFHFHPIMQRFSVDDARYYPLFEEIAGLGVPVMIDVGMTGMGAGMPGGMGAKTRHAHPSAIDSLAADFPDLTIIMAHPGYPWIEETTVVALHKANVFWEMSGWGPKYLPEGIIRDMRGRLRDKMMFGSDYPSIPYARLLKEWNELGFTDAFLEGFFHGTAERVLGL; encoded by the coding sequence GTGCGTGTCATCGATCTGCACTGCTATCCAAACACGAAGGTTTGGATCGACTGCCAGGGTCCTTATGTCGACGCGCTGGCCAAGTACTGGAAGCGCGACTGGACCTGGAAGACGGAGGAGGAGGTCGCCGCCGAATTCCGCGAGTTCGGCATTGAAGCCTGTCTGGTGGCGCTGGATCTCTCGACCACCATCGCCACGCCCCCCTGCTCCAACGACTATGTGGCCGGGATGCGGGATCGCTACAGCGACTGCATGATTGGCGCTTGGGGGGCGGTTGAGCCGTCCACCGGAGAGCTGGCCATCCGCGAGGCGCGCCATGCGGTGCAGGACCTCAAGATGATCGGCTTCCACTTTCACCCGATCATGCAGCGCTTCAGCGTAGACGACGCGCGCTACTACCCGCTGTTTGAGGAGATCGCGGGTCTGGGCGTTCCAGTGATGATCGACGTCGGCATGACCGGCATGGGGGCCGGCATGCCGGGCGGCATGGGCGCCAAGACCCGCCACGCCCACCCCTCCGCCATAGACAGCCTGGCCGCCGACTTCCCCGACCTGACCATTATCATGGCCCACCCCGGCTATCCCTGGATCGAGGAGACCACGGTGGTGGCGCTGCACAAGGCCAATGTCTTCTGGGAGATGTCCGGCTGGGGGCCCAAATACCTGCCCGAAGGCATCATCCGCGACATGCGCGGGCGGCTGCGCGACAAGATGATGTTCGGCAGCGACTATCCCTCCATCCCCTATGCTCGCCTGCTGAAGGAGTGGAACGAGTTGGGCTTCACCGACGCCTTCCTGGAGGGTTTCTTCCACGGAACCGCCGAGCGCGTCCTGGGGCTTTGA
- a CDS encoding acetyl-CoA C-acyltransferase, which yields MREAVVVSTARTPIGRAYRGAFNITHGADLGGHVIRHAVARAGIARDEIEDVVLGCGRPEGATGGNIARQSALAAGLPDGVPGLTVSRMCSSGLQAIAIAAQRILQGEGDVYVAGGLESISLVQNEHTNTWRARSQTLLDHRPDIYMPMLETAELVAQRYGIGREVQDAYALESQVRTAAAHAAGRFDAEIVTLDTIKQVHANEEVREEPARLTRDEGARPETTAAGLAMLKPALRPDGTVTAGNASQLSDGASACVLMERALAEKRGLEILGVFRSFAIVGCAPDEMGIGPVLAVPKLLQRAGLQVADIDLWELNEAFAVQTVYCRDRLRIDPQRFNVNGGAVSIGHPYGMSGARMTGHALLEGARRGAKRAVVTMCIGGGMGAAALFELA from the coding sequence ATGAGGGAAGCCGTTGTCGTCTCGACCGCGCGCACGCCGATCGGGCGCGCCTATCGCGGCGCCTTCAACATTACCCATGGCGCAGATCTCGGCGGCCATGTCATCCGCCACGCCGTCGCGCGCGCAGGCATAGCCCGGGACGAAATTGAGGATGTCGTGCTGGGCTGCGGCCGGCCGGAGGGCGCGACCGGCGGCAATATCGCCCGCCAGTCCGCCCTCGCCGCCGGGCTGCCCGACGGGGTCCCCGGTCTGACTGTCAGTCGCATGTGCTCGTCGGGCCTGCAGGCGATCGCCATCGCCGCCCAGCGGATCCTGCAGGGCGAGGGCGATGTCTATGTGGCCGGCGGGCTGGAAAGCATCTCGCTGGTCCAGAACGAGCACACCAACACTTGGCGCGCCCGGTCCCAGACCTTGCTGGACCATCGGCCAGACATCTACATGCCCATGCTGGAGACCGCCGAGCTGGTGGCGCAGCGCTACGGGATCGGCCGCGAGGTCCAGGACGCCTACGCCCTGGAAAGCCAGGTTCGGACCGCTGCAGCCCATGCCGCCGGCCGCTTTGACGCCGAGATCGTAACGCTGGACACCATCAAACAGGTCCACGCGAACGAAGAGGTCCGCGAAGAGCCGGCGCGGCTTACCCGAGACGAAGGCGCCCGCCCGGAGACCACCGCTGCGGGGCTCGCCATGCTCAAGCCGGCGCTGCGGCCGGATGGAACGGTCACCGCCGGCAACGCCAGCCAGCTTTCGGACGGCGCCTCCGCCTGCGTGTTGATGGAGCGGGCCTTAGCGGAGAAGCGGGGGCTGGAGATTCTCGGGGTATTTCGCAGCTTCGCTATTGTGGGCTGCGCCCCTGACGAGATGGGCATCGGGCCTGTTCTGGCGGTACCCAAGCTCCTGCAGCGTGCGGGCCTGCAGGTCGCGGACATCGACCTTTGGGAGTTGAACGAGGCTTTCGCTGTGCAGACGGTCTACTGCCGCGATCGGCTGAGGATCGATCCCCAGCGGTTCAACGTGAATGGCGGCGCCGTCTCGATCGGTCACCCCTACGGTATGTCGGGTGCGCGCATGACGGGCCACGCCCTGCTTGAGGGCGCCAGACGCGGCGCCAAGCGGGCCGTGGTCACCATGTGCATTGGCGGCGGCATGGGTGCGGCTGCACTTTTCGAGCTCGCCTGA
- a CDS encoding MFS transporter, which yields MAAAAEETMKLANKIEALDPDFMIPARLDRLPFSAFHVLTLAVVGLAHLFDAFDSLTIAFVLPALIGAWHIHAMQIGLLLAVGYCGQLIGAVGMSGLAERFGRRPALMAALFIVSLLSLGCAAAPSYPVLLVLRFVQGVGLGGEVPIAASFLNELCPTRLRGRIVFILQALFAGGALATAFIATQIIPHYGWRVMFVIGGLPLVLAVLLPWLVPESPRWLATVGRASEANALVTRIEAQIVASGRTLPIVEVSLVPPIKTQAAGLRDLLGKGYRSRSLSVWLIAFCLSVTGYGLLAWMPTLYVSVYKLPLKLSLAYALVPNAAGIAGALFGAWAVERIGRKPCFLMGFLGGAAPLLILVGMRLPAHDVMLLSAVSMFFLTLLLSGIYVYAPEIYPTRMRALGTGVATAWMRIASIVGPLIVGLLLSHVGLPSVFGFFAGASLVGAATVAAFFVETRGRRLEELAA from the coding sequence ATGGCCGCGGCCGCGGAGGAAACGATGAAGCTGGCCAACAAGATCGAGGCGCTCGACCCTGATTTTATGATACCTGCACGCCTCGACCGGCTGCCCTTCTCGGCCTTCCACGTCCTCACCCTGGCGGTCGTGGGGCTGGCGCATCTGTTCGACGCTTTCGACTCCCTAACCATCGCCTTTGTGCTGCCGGCGCTGATCGGTGCCTGGCATATCCACGCCATGCAGATCGGGCTTCTTCTGGCGGTCGGCTATTGCGGCCAGTTGATCGGCGCCGTTGGCATGAGCGGGTTGGCCGAGCGGTTCGGGCGACGTCCGGCGCTGATGGCGGCACTGTTCATCGTCTCGCTCCTGTCGCTCGGCTGCGCGGCGGCGCCGAGCTATCCGGTGCTGCTGGTGCTGCGTTTCGTCCAGGGCGTGGGCCTGGGCGGCGAGGTGCCGATCGCCGCCAGCTTCCTGAACGAACTCTGCCCCACCCGGCTGCGCGGGCGCATCGTCTTTATCCTTCAGGCGCTGTTTGCGGGCGGCGCGCTGGCCACCGCCTTCATCGCCACCCAGATCATTCCCCATTACGGGTGGCGGGTCATGTTCGTGATCGGCGGCCTGCCACTGGTCCTCGCCGTCCTCCTTCCCTGGCTGGTCCCGGAGTCGCCGCGCTGGCTGGCGACCGTGGGACGCGCGAGCGAGGCCAACGCCCTGGTCACCCGCATAGAAGCGCAGATCGTAGCTTCCGGGCGCACCCTGCCGATCGTCGAGGTCTCCCTGGTTCCTCCAATCAAGACCCAGGCGGCCGGGCTCCGCGACCTGCTGGGCAAGGGGTATCGCAGCCGCTCCCTGTCCGTGTGGCTGATCGCCTTCTGCTTGTCGGTCACAGGCTATGGTCTCCTGGCCTGGATGCCGACGCTCTATGTCAGCGTCTATAAGCTGCCGTTGAAGCTGAGCCTCGCCTACGCGCTGGTTCCCAATGCGGCAGGCATAGCCGGCGCGCTCTTCGGCGCCTGGGCGGTAGAGCGGATCGGGCGCAAACCCTGCTTCCTGATGGGCTTCCTCGGGGGCGCCGCGCCGCTGCTGATCCTGGTGGGGATGCGACTTCCCGCCCATGACGTCATGCTGCTATCGGCCGTGTCGATGTTCTTCCTGACGCTTCTGCTCAGCGGAATCTATGTTTATGCGCCGGAAATTTATCCGACCCGAATGCGGGCACTCGGCACGGGCGTGGCGACGGCTTGGATGCGCATCGCCTCAATTGTAGGGCCGCTCATCGTCGGCCTGCTGCTGTCGCACGTCGGCCTGCCGAGCGTGTTCGGGTTCTTCGCGGGCGCGTCGCTGGTCGGGGCGGCGACCGTCGCGGCCTTCTTCGTCGAGACGCGAGGCCGACGGCTGGAGGAACTCGCGGCTTAA